The sequence GCGCCGAACTCGCGGGTGGCGGCCTCGTCGGGCAGGAAGCGGGTCGGGCTATCATCGCGCTCATGCATGGTTTGACTCAGACATCTCCCGATCGCGCGGCGCTGGCGGCGCAGATCAAGGCCTGGGGAAAGGAATTGGGGTTCTCCGCCGTCGGTATTGCCGGCGTGGATCTGGGTGATGCCGAGCAGGCCCTGGAGGCCTGGCTGGCTGCCGGTTTCCACGGCGAGATGGATTATATGGCCCGCCATGGCAGCAAGCGGGCCCGCCCCGCCGAACTGGTACCTGGAACGGTGTCGGTAGTCAGCGTCCGCCTCGACTACTGGCCAGAGGCCGGACGCGCCAAGGACGCCGAAGCCCAGCTGGGTGATCCGGAAGGCGCCTATGTTTCGCGCTACGCCATGGGGCGGGACTATCACAAGGTGCTGCGGGGCCGCCTTCAGCGGCTCGCGGAGCGTATCGAGGCGCAAATCGGGCCTTTCGGTCATCGTGTCTTTGTCGATTCCGCGCCCGTTCTGGAGGTGGAGCTGGCGACCAAGGCCGGGCTTGGATGGCGTGGCAAGCACACGCTACTGCTCGATCGACAGGGGGGCTCGCTGTTCTTCCTCGGCGAAATCTTCGTCGACATCGCCTTGCCTGAGGATGCGCCGGTGGCGCCGCATTGCGGCCGCTGCACGGCCTGCCTCGAGGTGTGCCCGACGCAGGCGATCGTCGCGCCCTACAAGGTCGATGCGCGCCGCTGCATCTCCTATCTGACCATCGAACTCAAGGGGGCAATCCCGGAGGAGCTCAGGCCCTTGCTGGGCAACCGCATCTATGGCTGCGACGACTGTCAGCTCGTCTGTCCGTGGAATCGTTTCGCAAAGCTCTCGCGCGAGGCCGAGTTCGAGGTCCGCAATGGTCTGGATGCTGCGGGTCTGGTCGAGCTTTTTGCGTGGTCGGCCGATGAGTTCGACACCCGCATGGCGGGTAGCGCGATCTTCCGGATCGGCTTCGAGCGTTGGTCACGCAACATTGCGGTGGCCTTGGGCAACGCCCCGCCCAGTACTGCCGTTCTCGCGGCGCTCAGGGCGCGGAGCGAGGATCCTTCGCCTCTGGTGCGCGAGCACGTGGCCTGGGCCTTGGCCCGGCATCAAAGTAAGTCTCACGGTGAATTGAATGTCTGAGCTTGATGAGTCTGAGCTTACGCGGCAGCCGATTGGAATCTTCGATTCGGGCGTGGGCGGGTTATCCGTTCTGCGGGAGATCCGCGCGCTCCTGCCGCATGAGTCGCTGATCTACTGCGCCGATTCAGGCTACGCGCCCTACGGCGACAAGAGCCAGGCGCAGATCCGCAAGCGTTCGCTGGAGCTCGGCGAGTTTCTGATTGAACAAGGTGCGAAGGCGATCGTGATCGCCTGCAACACGGCGACAGCCGCTGCCGCCACGGCGATGCGCGAGCGCTGGCCCGATGTGCCCATCATTGCCATGGAGCCTGCCGTCAAACCCGCCGCGGCGGCGACGAAGGCGGGCGTGGTCGGGGTGCTCGCGACGGTTGGTACCTTGGCGAGCGCCCAATTCGCGGCCTTGCTCGACAATTTCGGGCAGGGCACTCGTGTCGTGACGAGGCCGGGCATCGGCCTGGTCGAAGCCGTCGAGCAGGGCGACGTGGATAGCGAGAACTTGCGCGGGCGGCTGCGCCGGCACCTCACGCCCCTGCTGGAAGAGGGCGCGGATGTGATCGTGCTTGGTTGCACCCACTACGTTTTCCTGCGCGAATCGATCCAGTTGCTGGTCGGCGACGACGTTCGCCTGATCGATACAGGCAGGGCCGTTGCGCGGCAGTTGGCGCACAAGCTGGAGGAGCGACAGTTGTTGCAGGTGGCGGGCCCGCGCGATACCCGCTACTGGACGAGCGGGAATGCGAAGGTTTTCCAGCAGACGCTGGCGCGACTGCTGCGAGAGGTTGCGTCGCCGTCTGTCCTGCCGATCTCCCGGGTCTTCGCCTAGCGCGTAGCGGGTGGCGAGGCTTCGCCGGGCGTGGGATTCACGAGGCAAGCGGGATTCAGCAGCACAAAAAAAGACGCACACCCGAGGGTGTGCGTCTTTTTCAGCCAATGGTCGGCAAGCCGACCATCAAGCCATTCTTACCACCAAGCTTCGCCTTGGATACCGAAGGTGCCCGAGCTGTTCTTGGTCGGGTCGGCGCCGTGGGAGCTCGACTCGCTGGACCAGCGGAAGGGGGTGCCAGCCGCATCGTTCCAGTTGAAGTAGCTGTAGTACAGACGGAACGTCGGACGCGACCAGGGGTTCGGGCCAGCGCTCATGGCCAGAGCGGCCGTGAACTTGGTCAGGTTCTGGGTGTCGCCACCTTCCGGATCGACGTTGTTGTAGCTGAGTTCGGTCAGCCAACGGAACGGACCAGCGATGTGACCATCCAGACGACCACCGATGGCGTATTCGTTCGTCTTGTCGCCGTTGTCAGCCTTGGTGTTGCGATAGCGGAAGATCGCATCCCAGCCGATTTGCGGGCCGGAGATGAAGCCGGACTGCTGCACGGTGAAGTCAAACGTTTCGTTGCCGTGCTCGGTGCTGGTGTAACCCAGACCCAGCAGGTTCGAGCCACCGAGAACGCCGTTCAGGTTGTGGTACGCGGCGATGTGGAAGGTGCCGTTGGTGTCGGGAGCCGAAACAGTGACCGGGCCGGACTCGTCGTCACGGTTCAGATCCTTGTTGTAGTTCGTGTAGAACGACAGCGAGCCTTCCGGGAAGGTCTTGATGTCGGTCAGGCGAGCCGACAGGCGGTTGCCACTCAGGGTGTTGAAGTTGTCCGTGAGGTTGCCGTCAGCGTCGTACGCGTTGGCGTACACGTTGGCTTGCCAAGCAACCGACAGCTTGCCGAAGCCCAGGTTCATCTCTTCGATACCAGCGCCGTCGCCGTCCAGGTTTTCCAGGAATTCGTCGTTGATGCCGGTTTGGAGACGTTGGTAGAAGCGGCGGCCGGCCCAGACGCGGCCGTTAGCCAGTTGCGGC is a genomic window of Niveibacterium sp. SC-1 containing:
- the queG gene encoding tRNA epoxyqueuosine(34) reductase QueG, with translation MHGLTQTSPDRAALAAQIKAWGKELGFSAVGIAGVDLGDAEQALEAWLAAGFHGEMDYMARHGSKRARPAELVPGTVSVVSVRLDYWPEAGRAKDAEAQLGDPEGAYVSRYAMGRDYHKVLRGRLQRLAERIEAQIGPFGHRVFVDSAPVLEVELATKAGLGWRGKHTLLLDRQGGSLFFLGEIFVDIALPEDAPVAPHCGRCTACLEVCPTQAIVAPYKVDARRCISYLTIELKGAIPEELRPLLGNRIYGCDDCQLVCPWNRFAKLSREAEFEVRNGLDAAGLVELFAWSADEFDTRMAGSAIFRIGFERWSRNIAVALGNAPPSTAVLAALRARSEDPSPLVREHVAWALARHQSKSHGELNV
- the murI gene encoding glutamate racemase gives rise to the protein MSELDESELTRQPIGIFDSGVGGLSVLREIRALLPHESLIYCADSGYAPYGDKSQAQIRKRSLELGEFLIEQGAKAIVIACNTATAAAATAMRERWPDVPIIAMEPAVKPAAAATKAGVVGVLATVGTLASAQFAALLDNFGQGTRVVTRPGIGLVEAVEQGDVDSENLRGRLRRHLTPLLEEGADVIVLGCTHYVFLRESIQLLVGDDVRLIDTGRAVARQLAHKLEERQLLQVAGPRDTRYWTSGNAKVFQQTLARLLREVASPSVLPISRVFA
- a CDS encoding carbohydrate porin is translated as MRQLARCSVLALALAGASQVAQAQALEFHGYTRSSISVSSDGGKGACFGIGSINPFRLGNECDTVIEPTFTARFANLEDKSAWGVTFMPSIYARQGGAEDSGVAVADLHTHFGQIYLFGENVPQLANGRVWAGRRFYQRLQTGINDEFLENLDGDGAGIEEMNLGFGKLSVAWQANVYANAYDADGNLTDNFNTLSGNRLSARLTDIKTFPEGSLSFYTNYNKDLNRDDESGPVTVSAPDTNGTFHIAAYHNLNGVLGGSNLLGLGYTSTEHGNETFDFTVQQSGFISGPQIGWDAIFRYRNTKADNGDKTNEYAIGGRLDGHIAGPFRWLTELSYNNVDPEGGDTQNLTKFTAALAMSAGPNPWSRPTFRLYYSYFNWNDAAGTPFRWSSESSSHGADPTKNSSGTFGIQGEAWW